The DNA window attttgttaaatactttttataaatttctaagtgaaacgtttaaattttttttaaaaaaaatattttttatttaagtagtaCACATGGGTAAAATAATTAGTAGTATATATGAGGAATAGTGATTAAACAACTCATGTTGAGATCCGTTAGCAAGttaataaaaagataatttaaatgataaattttgaatAGTTAAGTGATTAAATTGTAAGTTTTCATAAATTAGTAGTATATATGATGAATAGTGATTAAACAACTCATGTTGAGATTCGTTAGCAAATTAATAAAGAGATAATTTAAGtgataaattttgaataattaaattagtAGTATATATGAGGAATAGTGATTAAACAGCTCATGTTGAGATTTGTTAGCAAGTTAATAAAGagataatttaaatgataaatttcgAATAATTAAGTGGTTAAATTGTAAAGTTTCATAAATTAGTAATCAAAGtataaatttagtaataattGAGTACCATGAGTGTAATTTAGTAAAAAGCCACGTAAGTTCTAACAAGTGAGCGAGATTTGGGGGAAAACAACAGCAGTGAGTAGTTAAGGTTATTAGCATATTATCATATATCTCCTGCAAGCAAAACCAAAAtctgaaagaaattaaaaatggaaagaaaatcgacaatttctctccctctttctCTTTCTTAGCTAAGGTTGTAAGTTGTAAGGCCTTTACAGACTGTACTTACCATTTTCCCACCAGCCATCTTTCTCTAACTCTATCCCCTTTCCCCCATTGTTGAATTTAGTAAAAAAACAAATCCCATTGAGGTTTTTTTCCCCTCTCCTCTGAAAACCCTAACTTGCTCTTTGTCTGTCACGCAAAAGCTTCAGTTGCTGGGTTTTCTAATCAATGAATTAAATGAATCTCTCTATTTCTTTCGCTTTCTCTTCTTATCTTCTTTTGTTACTGTTGTTTTCGGGAGTAGCCTCTGCATCTGGCTTCGACCCGTCGGAGCTCCGATCTTTACTCGAGTTCAAAAAAGGCATCAAAACCGATCCCTTTGATAAGGTACTCTCCGTATGGGATCCGGATTCCCGACCCGACCCTACTTCATGGACCGGCGTCACCCGCGACCCCAATTCTGGTTCTATCGTTTCCCTCAACTTAGATCGTCTCGGCCTTGTCGGAGACCTCAAGTTCCACACTCTCACTCCCCTCAAGAACCTCCAAAACCTCTCCTTGTCAGGTAACGCTTTCACGGGTCGGGTCGCACCCGCATTGGGGTCGATAACCTCTCTGCAACATTTGGATCTGTCCAATAATCAGTTCATCGGCACGATCCCTGGACGGATCACGGACCTTTACGggttaaattacttgaatttgTCGGGTAACAAGTTCGACGGTGGGTTACCGGCTGGGTTCCGAGATTTACAGCAATTAAGAGTGTTAGATTTACACAACAATGCGCTTCGAGGCGATATAGGCCAGTTATTCACTGAGTTAAGGAATGTTGAACACGTTGATTTAAGTTATAACGCGTTTTATGGGGGCCTGTCTGTGGCAGTTGAAAATGTGTCTAGTTTGGCCAATACAGCGCGCTTTGTGAACTTGAGTCACAATCAGTTGAATGGTGGGTTTTTCAAAGAGGAAGCGATTGGGTTGTTTAAGAATTTGCAAGTTTTGGATTTGGGTGATAATTTGATTGCTGGGTCGTTGCCAAGTTTCGGGTCGTTGCCGGGTTTACGGGTTTTGAGGTTGGGAACAAATCAGCTCTTCGGCCCGGTGCCAGTGGAGTTGTTAGAGGGTTCTGTTCCGCTGGAAGAGTTGGATCTCAGTCGCAATGGATTTACGGGTACTGCTTTTTTTGTTTACGTTtccttttttctatttatttattttttataatgaaGTTTGAATATGTAGTCAATGGGCTACTAATTGTTCATGGATGCTATTTGACGATGCAAGTTAATGCTAATATTTCATTTTATGGAATATGATTTTCCATGAAAGTAATGTCTTTGTTTGTGTCCAGAGAAAGTAATGATAGTTAAACATGCACGTCCCTTTTTTGTGCCTTTTTGGTTTGAAATATTGTACTTACTAGTTGTCTTGTCTAATATTTGAGTTTTATTAGAATTATACGAACTTGAAGTGATTTCATGGAGTGCTACTCTCTGTTATTTCATGAGTTTGGGGGATTGAGTTTTGAGTGTAATAATGATCCTCTAGTCAGATTGTAAGTTCTTCTTTGTAATTCATGGTCTTAAAAAATGTGGGGGAAAAAAAGATTCTTGATTCATGTTGGTTACTTGAATGTAAAGTTGAACATTCCATCTTGCAATAAAACAGTTGTGGGATCTTTAAAATACAAAAGTTCAAAATAAAAAGGCATCATGGCTGTTCCTGTAAGCCCTAGAGTGAAAACGAAGGAAagtgtttttgtttgtttgttgctTTATATGCACTGTTTGCCTTTCGATGAAAGTGTGATGCACTCTTCTTGCGTCATAAACATGCTCAAGACTACTTCAAATGAAATACAATGCTTGCTTAAGGGGATTCCAGGAGTGTATCAATTATTCATCTTTTGATCTGCTCTAATCTTCTTGTGTTTTGTTGTAGTGATTTACTCAATGCAGAAGATTTTTTGTACATGGATATCCGACAAATGCGAATCACTGAGTCCCATAAATGAAACATTTAACTGTAGCAAAAACCAGTAGTTTAGAAGATTTTTTGTACATGGATATCCAACAAATGCGAATCACTGAGTCTCATAAATGAAACATTTAACTGTAGCAAAAACCAGTAGTTTAGTCTTTGTGTTAGTTTTACATTGATGGTAAATATTCTTGCTATGTCAACCTTGAATCCCTATAGTGTTTGTTCTTTGAGTAAATTAATGTTGCACTAATTCTCCTGTGCCCATTTGCTGAATGCATATCTTAAGTTTTTTGATATTTTACATCTCACTGAAATTCTCCTGAGCCCATCTGAATGTACAGAAATCCGAATTTATCTGATATTTTATATCTTGCAAAATCTGTACAGGTTCAGTTCGTGTAATTAACTCTACAACTTTGAAAGTTCTGAACCTTTCTTCGAATCAGTTGTCTGGTGATTTGCCTTCATCTCTAAGAAGCTGTGAAATAGTCGATTTAAGTGGCAACACGATCTCTGGTGATATATCTGTTATGGAGAACTGGGAAGCCTCTTTGGTTGTTCTCAACTTGAGTTCAAACAAGTTGTCAGGAAGCCTGTCAAACTTGTCTCACTTTGAAGACTTAAACACCTTAAATCTTAGGAATAATTCCCTTACCGGTGCATTGCCTCCTCTATTGGTTACCTCTCCAAGATTATCTGTTGTTGAACTCAGTTTTAATCAACTCACTGGGCCTATTCCTGGTAGTTTCTTCACTTCTACAATATTGAAAAGCCTGAATCTTTCAGGAAATCATTTAAGTGGAGTAATTCCTCTTCAAGGTTCACGTGTTAATGAATTACTTGTTATGTCATCTTATCCGCAAATGGAGTCTCTTGATCTCTCCTACAATTCTTTGACTGGTGGTTTGCCTTCAGAGATTGGTAATATAGCTGCCCTCAAACTGCTGAATCTTGCAAACAATGACTTATCAGGCCAGCTGCCTAGTGAATTAAGCAAACTTAGTAATCTGGAATACCTTGATTTATCTGGAAACAACTTTAAAGGAAAAATCCCTGACAGGCTTTCAACCAGTCTTAATGGATTTAATGTGTCCTATAATGATCTGTCAGGTCCTATTCCGGAAAATTTGAGAGGCTTTCctctatcttcattttctccagGAAACAGGTTGCTAATTTTCCCTCATGGCATGCCATCAGCAAACTCTGCTCAAGTTCAGCCCCCTGATCATGCTGGACATCATAACTCAAAGAGCAATGTTAGAGTATCAATTATTGTTGCCTCAGTTGTAGCTGCTGTAATGATTGTTTTTGTATTATTGGCTTATCACCGAGCGCAAGTTAAAGAATTTCGTGGAAGAAGTGGATTTAGTGAAACAACTACTGCAGGTGATGCTAAGTTGGGCAGGTTTTCCCGACCTTCTGTTTTCAAGTTCCACTCTAATGTTCAAACACCACAAACTTCGTTGAGCTTTTCAAATGATCACTTGCTTACTTCAAAATCTAGGTCATTGTCTGGACGGCAAGAATTTGTTGCTGAAATTGTTGAGCATGATGCACCTGAGAGAGCCACAACCTCTTCGGCTTATGTGAATACTAATCTTCTAGATAATGAGCCAACAACATCTGGGAGGAAATCCTCCCCAGGCTCTCCATTACCATCATCGCCACATTTTATAGAATCATGTGAACAGCCTGCGATATTGGATGTGTACTCACCAGATCGTTTGGTTGGAGAATTGTTCTTTCTGGATACTTCTTTAAAATTCACTATTGAGGAGTTATCTCGAGCTCCAGCAGAAGTTCTTGGCAGAGGCAGCCATGGAACTCTATATAAAGCTACTCTGTGTGATGGGCATATGTTGACTGTGAAGTGGTTGCGTGTAGGGTTGGttaaaaataagaaagaatttGCTAAGGAAGTAAAAAAGATAGGATCTGTAAGGCAGCCTAACTTTGTCCCCGTCCGAGCATACTATTGGGGGCCGAGGGAACAAGAGAGACTTCTCCTAGCAGATTATATTGACTGTGATAGTTTGGCTTTGCATCTCTATGGTAAgagcttttaatttttcttttccttttttgaatGTTTGTGATTGTTTAACTAAGTCCTAGTGCCTGTTGgctttttatttcctttaagtttcgAAGTTATCTTATGAAATGGATTATGATGTTTGTGGTCTTCTTTGTCATCTCTTTTTCTACCTTTTGTGCTAGATTTGGTCATTGTTTGTGCAGGTTAATATTTATAGGCGTGCTGTTAGTCCTTTGTTTTTCTTTAGCTGCTGCAAGTTATGGTGACACTGAAGTCAAGATAGTGCATATTAAATTTACTTTAGCCAGCACATTTGTGatgagtgtttttttttctttttgaaatattTCTAGCTTTATGTTCTTGGAATATTTGCTGAGTGCTGTCATACCTCAGTTGTGACAGGAGGAAATTTACTCACCTTATTCAATATGAACACTGTATTAGCGTGCATGTCATGGGGATTTGGGGAGTTGTCTCGTAATATCACTTTCTCATATCTGTAGCAGGATCTAGAAATATAATCTTGAATTGTGTTTTGCTCTACCTATAGGGCAGTTTGCCATCAAATGATTATGAGGTTAAAGAGGATAATATGTGTATCGATGAATGTATGAGGTCACTGTTGAGGTCTATTGTGATTCGTTTGAACTAGCTATGGGAGAGGCAAGTGATGTGCTGATGCGCAACTGGATTTTGATCTCCTACATGGAGATCAAATTATGTTAGATCAGTGTCAAATGAACCTAACTTGTAGCAATAATTTCTGTCAACTTATATAAGGTGgtcaattaaatctaaaatttggTGATCTTAATCATTCTATAATCATTTTAGGTTGCCAGTACTGATGCTATAGACTTTACCGCCCCAAGTATGAGTTGGGTGATATTTTGTTACATGTAAGATTTCTTGTGGTTTTGTGCTTATATCTTTGCATCAATGTTGGTTACCGATTTTAGAATAGAATCAAATGCCTCTACTTCAAGGAGAATAGATATAGTTGTTTCAAATGATAACCTATTATGAACTTGTCATCAATCAGCACAGGGAAATCTTTTGTACAAAATCTTGGAGGTCAAACAACATGGCAGTAGGCAAGAAATGATTGCACTAATTTGAGAGGAAGAAAAATAGAGATGCTTTGAATCTGATTTTGAGTGGAAGAACAATAAAAAATGCCTCTGATATGTTAGTCCTATAGGTAAACATCTTTTAAACTCAGCTCTTTTCATATCCCCATTACCATTCTGTTTCTCTGCCTTGCAAAAAGATTGAGCTGGAAGTTGAAAAGATTGTTTGCAGTGTCATTGACCTGTCAGGACTTCATCTTTGATTGTCGTAAATGATGGAATCTTCCTCTATGGTCACCTAATTGGTAAATTGCAACATCTATCAGAGTTCAAGAGTAACAGGCTAAATGTGGAAGAAATATTCAAACGTTTGGTCTTAAAAACAATAGGTTTAAGttcttaaaatttttcataatcaAATGAAATTACATTGTTACAAAGGTTGAAACAATAGACTAGGGTCTCATCTCTTTGAAATGTGACTTAGTCAAAGAGAAGATGTTTgttatttgatttgattattcACACTGGCTTACATTATTAGAATGAAGCTTTATGCTTTTCTTTTACCAAGTCACTAACAAAAAGTGAAGGTTAGTGTTAAATTTGCAAGTGGTTCACAGTGTTAGGTTTCTATCATGGCTAGAGCTTTTATTACAACCGGGCATTGTTGCCATAAATTGATTTGACTCTTAAGATGAGCAGCAGGGTTTTATTACAATTGTCTTGCAATTTAGGTTATGTACTTATGTTGCAAGTGTTCATGAATGCATCAAGATTCTGCTTTTATGTTTTCATTTGATCAATATATACGTGTCTGTGGCACTGCAGAGACTACTCCTCGGAGGTACTCCCCGTTGTCATTTAGCCAAAGACTGAAAATTGGCGTAGAAGTTGCTCGGTGTTTGTTATACCTCCACGATAGAGGCCTGGCACATGGAAACCTAAAACCGACGAATATACTCCTTACTGACTCCAATTACCATGTTTGCATCACTGATTATTGCCTTCACCGGCTGATGACACCAACTGGCACTGCGGAGCAGATATTGAATCTGGGAGCCCTTGGATATCGTGCTCCAGAGCTGGCTCTTGCATCTAAACCAGTCCCATCACTGAAGGCAGATGTGTATGCTTTTGGAGTGATCCTGATGGAATTGTTAACGAGAAGAAGTGCGGGAGACATAATATCGGGACAATCAGGAGCAGTCGATCTGACAGATTGGGTTAAATTGTGTGATGAAGAAGGGCGGGGAATGGACTGTATTGAT is part of the Gossypium hirsutum isolate 1008001.06 chromosome D11, Gossypium_hirsutum_v2.1, whole genome shotgun sequence genome and encodes:
- the LOC107911490 gene encoding probable inactive receptor kinase At5g10020 isoform X1, with product MNLSISFAFSSYLLLLLLFSGVASASGFDPSELRSLLEFKKGIKTDPFDKVLSVWDPDSRPDPTSWTGVTRDPNSGSIVSLNLDRLGLVGDLKFHTLTPLKNLQNLSLSGNAFTGRVAPALGSITSLQHLDLSNNQFIGTIPGRITDLYGLNYLNLSGNKFDGGLPAGFRDLQQLRVLDLHNNALRGDIGQLFTELRNVEHVDLSYNAFYGGLSVAVENVSSLANTARFVNLSHNQLNGGFFKEEAIGLFKNLQVLDLGDNLIAGSLPSFGSLPGLRVLRLGTNQLFGPVPVELLEGSVPLEELDLSRNGFTGSVRVINSTTLKVLNLSSNQLSGDLPSSLRSCEIVDLSGNTISGDISVMENWEASLVVLNLSSNKLSGSLSNLSHFEDLNTLNLRNNSLTGALPPLLVTSPRLSVVELSFNQLTGPIPGSFFTSTILKSLNLSGNHLSGVIPLQGSRVNELLVMSSYPQMESLDLSYNSLTGGLPSEIGNIAALKLLNLANNDLSGQLPSELSKLSNLEYLDLSGNNFKGKIPDRLSTSLNGFNVSYNDLSGPIPENLRGFPLSSFSPGNRLLIFPHGMPSANSAQVQPPDHAGHHNSKSNVRVSIIVASVVAAVMIVFVLLAYHRAQVKEFRGRSGFSETTTAGDAKLGRFSRPSVFKFHSNVQTPQTSLSFSNDHLLTSKSRSLSGRQEFVAEIVEHDAPERATTSSAYVNTNLLDNEPTTSGRKSSPGSPLPSSPHFIESCEQPAILDVYSPDRLVGELFFLDTSLKFTIEELSRAPAEVLGRGSHGTLYKATLCDGHMLTVKWLRVGLVKNKKEFAKEVKKIGSVRQPNFVPVRAYYWGPREQERLLLADYIDCDSLALHLYETTPRRYSPLSFSQRLKIGVEVARCLLYLHDRGLAHGNLKPTNILLTDSNYHVCITDYCLHRLMTPTGTAEQILNLGALGYRAPELALASKPVPSLKADVYAFGVILMELLTRRSAGDIISGQSGAVDLTDWVKLCDEEGRGMDCIDRDIAGGEEHTKAMDELLAISLKCILPVNERPNIRQVFEDLCSISV
- the LOC107911490 gene encoding probable inactive receptor kinase At5g10020 isoform X3, encoding MNLSISFAFSSYLLLLLLFSGVASASGFDPSELRSLLEFKKGIKTDPFDKVLSVWDPDSRPDPTSWTGVTRDPNSGSIVSLNLDRLGLVGDLKFHTLTPLKNLQNLSLSGNAFTGRVAPALGSITSLQHLDLSNNQFIGTIPGRITDLYGLNYLNLSGNKFDGGLPAGFRDLQQLRVLDLHNNALRGDIGQLFTELRNVEHVDLSYNAFYGGLSVAVENVSSLANTARFVNLSHNQLNGGFFKEEAIGLFKNLQVLDLGDNLIAGSLPSFGSLPGLRVLRLGTNQLFGPVPVELLEGSVPLEELDLSRNGFTGSVRVINSTTLKVLNLSSNQLSGDLPSSLRSCEIVDLSGNTISGDISVMENWEASLVVLNLSSNKLSGSLSNLSHFEDLNTLNLRNNSLTGALPPLLVTSPRLSVVELSFNQLTGPIPGSFFTSTILKSLNLSGNHLSGVIPLQGSRVNELLVMSSYPQMESLDLSYNSLTGGLPSEIGNIAALKLLNLANNDLSGQLPSELSKLSNLEYLDLSGNNFKGKIPDRLSTSLNGFNVSYNDLSGPIPENLRGFPLSSFSPGNRLLIFPHGMPSANSAQVQPPDHAGHHNSKSNVRVSIIVASVVAAVMIVFVLLAYHRAQVKEFRGRSGFSETTTAGDAKLGRFSRPSVFKFHSNVQTPQTSLSFSNDHLLTSKSRSLSGRQEFVAEIVEHDAPERATTSSAYVNTNLLDNEPTTSGRKSSPGSPLPSSPHFIESCEQPAILDVYSPDRLVGELFFLDTSLKFTIEELSRAPAEVLGRGSHGTLYKATLCDGHMLTVKWLRVGLVKNKKEFAKEVKKIGSVRQPNFVPVRAYYWGPREQERLLLADYIDCDSLALHLYAQGNLLYKILEVKQHGSRQEMIALI
- the LOC107911490 gene encoding probable inactive receptor kinase At5g10020 isoform X2, with protein sequence MNLSISFAFSSYLLLLLLFSGVASASGFDPSELRSLLEFKKGIKTDPFDKVLSVWDPDSRPDPTSWTGVTRDPNSGSIVSLNLDRLGLVGDLKFHTLTPLKNLQNLSLSGNAFTGRVAPALGSITSLQHLDLSNNQFIGTIPGRITDLYGLNYLNLSGNKFDGGLPAGFRDLQQLRVLDLHNNALRGDIGQLFTELRNVEHVDLSYNAFYGGLSVAVENVSSLANTARFVNLSHNQLNGGFFKEEAIGLFKNLQVLDLGDNLIAGSLPSFGSLPGLRVLRLGTNQLFGPVPVELLEGSVPLEELDLSRNGFTGSVRVINSTTLKVLNLSSNQLSGDLPSSLRSCEIVDLSGNTISGDISVMENWEASLVVLNLSSNKLSGSLSNLSHFEDLNTLNLRNNSLTGALPPLLVTSPRLSVVELSFNQLTGPIPGSFFTSTILKSLNLSGNHLSGVIPLQGSRVNELLVMSSYPQMESLDLSYNSLTGGLPSEIGNRLLIFPHGMPSANSAQVQPPDHAGHHNSKSNVRVSIIVASVVAAVMIVFVLLAYHRAQVKEFRGRSGFSETTTAGDAKLGRFSRPSVFKFHSNVQTPQTSLSFSNDHLLTSKSRSLSGRQEFVAEIVEHDAPERATTSSAYVNTNLLDNEPTTSGRKSSPGSPLPSSPHFIESCEQPAILDVYSPDRLVGELFFLDTSLKFTIEELSRAPAEVLGRGSHGTLYKATLCDGHMLTVKWLRVGLVKNKKEFAKEVKKIGSVRQPNFVPVRAYYWGPREQERLLLADYIDCDSLALHLYETTPRRYSPLSFSQRLKIGVEVARCLLYLHDRGLAHGNLKPTNILLTDSNYHVCITDYCLHRLMTPTGTAEQILNLGALGYRAPELALASKPVPSLKADVYAFGVILMELLTRRSAGDIISGQSGAVDLTDWVKLCDEEGRGMDCIDRDIAGGEEHTKAMDELLAISLKCILPVNERPNIRQVFEDLCSISV